ATCCTGCCGTAGCGGTAGAAGAGGCGGTCGAGCTCGGAGTGGCGGGTGTCGTAGTCGAGGTTCCCCACGAACACGGGCCTCAtcttcgccttcgccttcgcaGCAAATCAAAGATCCCAAGACAGCAAGAACCAGAAAACCCTAGCAAGGAAAGCAGCAGACAGCGCAACCGGATCAGCCCGAGGACTCTCTCCAGGTCGAGGGGTTCTAGCTCGAGAAACCCTAGCGCCTAGAGCCTAgcaccgaggaggaggaggagggtcaCCTGCGTCGTGGTCTCGTGGAGCGGAGGACGAAGGGGGAGGCGGCTAGGGCTTTTGGGGCTTTTGGAGGAGGAGGGCTTCTTGGTCGGCGTCGGTCGGTGTCTTGTGTTGGTTGGTTTCTGTTTGGGTTCGTTGGGCTGGGCCATACTCGACATGGGCTGGTAGGCCCATGCAATCATGGACTGTTTGGGGAGTCCCAACCTTCCCGACACAGTCTAGCTTCTTTTTGTTAAGATTATGAGAAGATGTTAGACAGTCTCCttacaaattataaaataataaaacccactAGAAACCACAGTCTCCTTACAAATTATAAAATCCACAAGTGATATTAAACAGTAATATATAAAGCTCCAAGACAAACCATGGCTTGAAAAAGATGGAAATAAGTAGGAGAataatatcttttttttcttggtgtTTGTTATTttagggcctgttcagattgtagccaaaataaaccttacgaaattttggcaattccaaaattttggtaagatggcaatattgctaaaattttagcaggatttcttatgtatttactaaatttggcaacaaactaaacgtagacatttttttgtcaactttaccaaaaaatggtatggttgaaaatggcatcaaagtgaacaggcccttaatgTGTCACAAACATTATGGTTGTCTAATGGCGCCTTTCTTACACCTTGAATTATGTAATGATAATTCTCATTTGCTCaaccaaaaagaagaaaagaatctTGTAGTCACCATCTACATATCATTATCcatgagagaaggaaaaagtgCACAACCCTTGAAGGCTTGGAGCATTGGATATTGCTGAGCCATCGATCTTGTGGATAAGAGATTCTGAAGCTAGGGTGCTATCCATCTAGCAATCGAGCTTCTTCAGCAAAACTACAAAAGAACACTATGTCGAGCAACGTGGATTCAAAGACATCCAACAAAGCCTCCTATCCTCTTGCATCTTAAGCCATTGAAACAACAGCAGCTCAATCCCAACATATTTACTCTTCTTACCTTCTCCATTGCATATATAATAGACACAGCTAGCTTTGTTGTACCATTGAATCAATCATCAATTTTGCAGCAATAGCTAGACAATCAGCGAGACAAAGTCACAAAACCATGGCTTCTGCAGATGCTATCCTGTCTTCGCAGGTGGCCGGTGAATGCCTGAAGATCAACAAGGTCAGTCAGTCACTTCTTCTCACTCAAATCAACAAAGATTCTTCacgaatatatatacatatattcttgATCTTGCacatgctgctgctgttgctgttctTGCTCGATTAGGACCATTTTACATCTGTTGATTTCTTGTGATTTTGCAGCTGGCAGCAGCAAGCCCAGTGAAAGTAGTGCAGGTGCAGAAGCCGAGCAAAGAGACGAAGAACATCAGCGGTGCACCTGTAGCTGCCGCTGCCGTCAGGGTGGTTGTGAGCAAGCAAGTGATGAAGCCACGGTTTGCCGTGGAGCTGGATGGGCTCAACTGCTTCGAGACACTTGTCCCTCGCTGATGATATCATGAAGCGCACACACGAGCTGCTAGCTGTGTTCCATCTGATTTGTTGATTTTCTGGTCATTATTTTTGCGGGGTTATattatatttgttcaaattttctATGAGTTGGATCCTTTCGCACGCGCGATTAtgtattttctttctttgaaGTGATATGTGTAATTTGCTCTTACGAGTGATTCCGACTGTGAAGTATTATTTGTTATATAAAGATATACGTGCTATTGATATCTCAGAGGTTATAATAAGGTTGGGAAACGATTTTTCTATGTTGTACCTTCGTACTATATCATGAGCTTTAAATTTTATGTTTTAGTAGAATTCTTCTTATATcttaaaataaaactattttagCTATTCAAGGACAGAAGGTGATTTTTCCAAGAAAACAGTTGATTGGTGCTATGTGCAGTGCTACAACTATAATCATAACAAAAGCATTGAATTATAAACATTGGTTTAAGAGGTTAAGATGATAAGATCGAGGGGTGGTTTTTTCATGTTGTAGGGGCGCCATACTATATTATGAGCTCAAAATTTCATCTTGTATGAAGATATTGTTTTTATATGTAGAATTTTTTTAGCTACTCAAGGAAAGAAGAAGTTGCTTTCACGACTTCTTCCAAGAAAAAGTTGTTTGTGTACTAGGCGGTGTAGTGCTAGCATAACAAAATAATGGAATTATCAACCTACCAATGTGAGTGGTTTTCTTCCTCATAGATgcattaattctttggaaaacaCATACAACATTAATCAAGTAGTAGTATTATAAAACAAGCTTAATTTGCACTATCTATTCACTATCTACCCACATTGTAAGTACTAATGTAAACAGTGATAGTATAAATTGGGCTATTGTTTTACTCAAGTAGATATACATATCAACATAAATACCGCTTAACACGTTAAATCAATTTGAGAAAATCATATTTTCTTCGAGCATACTCTAGCTATTCACATGATAGAACTACATCTAAATTTATCAAATACACATTAATTTTATAACTGACATAACAATACAATAAAACTGTCATTTTATTTAAGACCTTAATTGACTGCATCAAATGAGCAATCATGTATGccttgagaatttttttttaaagacaaAGCAGGACCTATACCAACATTCATTGAAGAGATAAAAAATTTTTGCTAATTAGAGGGAAGTCTACCTTAGACTTCAAACTCCTTATGTTTGCAATATAGCTACCAATTAAGAAAAACCCACATGACTGAAAACACTACATATGTTACATATGTTAGTCTTGGCTTTTACACATTTGGGTTTTAATGTACTTGAAATAAATCAAAAGtgccttatttttttttcttttttttttttggcccaaACCTCTTCTCAGTCAAtttcacagtcaaatttgttgGCCTACCCACGGAAGGACGATGGATAGACTAAGTCCATACGAGGCTCCTAGCATATATGCAAAACTAATGAAACAAGATTAGATGCCTTGAAATTATCTTAGAGCATTATTAATTGTTAACTTTTGCATGATGTTACTCACTACTCTAATAGACATGAACAAATATTTAAtagttttatattaaaaaataaaaataaaataaaaagatataTATGTTAGCTTTTCCATAATGTTTCTCACTACTCTAATTGATGTGGACAAACATTTAATTGCTCTTTGtatcaaaagaaaacaagaataaaataaaaagatatgtccttatattatattatattatattatatgctaACACGAAATTTTTTGTTTGCTGCTTGAAAATTAACGTTTGAACTTTCAACTCAATAgcttaaaaatattttacctAAAAGACTACAATATATAACTTAAGGTTTTTAAAACTTCCACATGAGAGCTcctagatattttttttttgcatgaacAGCAGAGCCAGCCCCTGAGCTGGTCAGGTGGCTACTAGGACTCTATTGTTGTAATGCTTCACTGTGGATTATCAAGAAACCCATAAAAAGTTGTCGTCAACTTATAATATTCTTTTATCACCCAGGCTGAACAATACCAGTGGCTTCGTCATTGATTATTTTCTCCGTAAAATTGTAATGTCCGCTTTATTTTGGGCCCTGTTTCATCGTTTCTTCTCTATTGGGCCTAAATTTCCCACTTCCCTCCCCTTTCATCTCAGCCCACAATCAGTTTGGGCCACAACTAGTTCATTTCCCCTCCTCGCCTAGGCACAGCAAACCAAAGCCCTAATTCCCAAATCGGCCAAACCCTAACCAGAGGACCGAGGACGTGCGCGGTGTGGCGGCGAGGACGTGCggcagtgcggcggcggcgacttccGGCTGCGTCGGCGGAAGGCGGCGCCAAGGCGGGTAGGAGCCTAGGCAGcgcgtcgggcggcggcgactgcagTCTAGTCTGCAGCGTGCTCGTCGGCGGCTGCGGCAGAGGCTTCCGGCTGCGGCGTGCGCGGCTGCGTCGGCGGCAGGAGGCGCCGAGGCGTGCAGGCGGCGCGTCGACGGCTGCGGCCGTGCGGCGTTGGGGCTCGGCCAGGCGTGCAGGCCGCCAGTCCACCAGGCCACCATACAGGTACGCGATGCGGCAGCCGAACGACCACGGCTTGCCGGCCTGGCATGGATTGCGTGAGGGGCTTGATTCATTGATTCATTGCATTGATTTGTTCTAGGTAGTTCAATAGTAGTTATGTTTTCCGGTGGCGACGGCTTGTTTCATTGATTTGTTCTATAGTAGTTCAATAGTTCACTAGCACCGAAGGATTCAACTTCCTCAGTTCCTGTCTTCTTTATTTTTCAGAGTGTTAACTGTTAAGTGTATATTTATTGACAGATTGATAGTATAAAGCTGTAAATATTAGGAATTTAGATAACTTAGAACCATAATATTTAATTTTCAGTGtgttaaatttatatatatgatgatagTATGAGGCTATATATGAGCTGTTGTTAGGAATTTAGAGAATTTAGAGAGGGTGTTTTCTtcgatgaactatataaaaacAAGAAGCAAGATGAGCAACAATCTACATTTATTGGAAGAGAATTTTTTGTACAAGTTAAAGGATGAGGACATCATcactcatttttaaaatatcaagCATTGAAAAGTTCTCCTCTAAattgtaagttttttttatcattttaccATTTTCTATCCTTTACATGTTA
This window of the Oryza sativa Japonica Group chromosome 4, ASM3414082v1 genome carries:
- the LOC4334965 gene encoding uncharacterized protein; translation: MASADAILSSQVAGECLKINKLAAASPVKVVQVQKPSKETKNISGAPVAAAAVRVVVSKQVMKPRFAVELDGLNCFETLVPR